One genomic window of Monodelphis domestica isolate mMonDom1 chromosome 1, mMonDom1.pri, whole genome shotgun sequence includes the following:
- the TMCO6 gene encoding transmembrane and coiled-coil domain-containing protein 6 gives MWSHRSGRLRAHGYNLQEQRDRWREREAALRKARREQHLVSKRLLRDSDLEEARDEFPNRPLEELEVLHLLRMSQRGTEKEKEKALISLRHSLQHPETQQTFIRLEGSIRTLIGLLTSNWASLQMEAARCLHELSHADQPNVAEACLPSTSYLLTYLSGHSADFIELCLYTLGNLAVESEAVRRQLLPQGIIPALATCIQSPHAAVLEALGYTLSQLLQANEAPKEIIPLVLDSAILPNMLRLLHPNPELGASVAVEFAWCLHYIICSQVNNPLLIARGALSSLGILLLDLARAASGSVDTGLDLLACPVLRCFGNLLAEEGAADAGVRADFGDERIIVAMFILMEFFIQHQPSLVPECLWVLNNLTVKDPGLCSALLSLDLVAPLLQLLPISRVVRILVLTILCNIAEKGPFYCQRLWPGPLLPHLLDILTLSDSEVVGQSLELLQLLFVHQPEAAQDFLQHAGLQALEKHKEEVDLQDRIQALQEVALGGSSLVPNALALP, from the exons ATGTGGAGTCATCGCAGCGGCCGCCTTCGGGCCCATGGCTACAACCTGCAGGAGCAGCGGGATCGCTGGCGGGAGCGGGAGGCAG CTCTAAGGAAGGCCAGGCGGGAACAGCACCTGGTCAGCAAGAGACTGCTGAGGGACAGTGACCTAGAAGAAGCCAGAGATGAGTTCCCAAACAGACCCCTGGAAGAGCTGGAG GTGCTACACTTGCTGAGGATGTCTCAGCGGGGAactgagaaggagaaagagaaggcattAATCAGCCTCCGGCATAGCTTGCAGCATCCTGAAACCCAGCAGACTTTTATCCG GCTTGAAGGCAGTATTCGAACACTAATTGGACTCTTGACAAGCAACTGGGCCTCACTTCAAATGGAGGCAGCTCGGTGTCTGCATGAGCTCTCCCATGCTGACCAGCCCAACGTGGCGGAAGCTTGCCTGCCGTCCACATCCTACCTACTCACCTACCTTTCTGGGCACAGTGCTGACTTCATA GAGCTATGTCTCTATACGCTAGGCAATCTGGCTGTGGAGAGTGAGGCTGTGAGGAGGCAGCTTCTGCCACAGGGCATTATTCCAGCTCTTGCTACATGCATCCAG TCCCCTCATGCAGCTGTTCTGGAAGCTCTTGGTTACACCTTGTCACAACTTTTGCAGGCCAATGAAGCTCCTAAAGAAATCATTCC TCTTGTCTTGGACTCTGCCATCCTACCGAACATGCTACGACTTCTACACCCTAACCCAGAACTGGGGGCTAGTGTTGCTGTGGAGTTTGCCTGGTGTCTCCACTACATCATCTGCAG CCAGGTGAATAATCCCCTGCTCATTGCTCGAGGAGCTTTGTCCAGCCTGGGTATATTACTGTTGGACTTGGCTAGGGCTGCCTCTGGATCTGTGGATACAGGACTGGATCTG TTGGCCTGCCCAGTACTTCGGTGCTTTGGTAATCTGCTGGCAGAGGAAGGAGCAGCTGATGCAGGGGTACGAGCAGATTTTGGAGATGAGCGAATTATAGTGGCCATGTTTATCCTCATGGAGTTCTTCATTCAGCATCAACCTAGCCTGGTTCCGGAGTGCCTCTGGGTCCTCAATAATCTCACTG TAAAGGATCCTGGCCTCTGCAGTGCATTGCTCTCCTTGGATCTGGTTGCTCCTCTCCTGCAACTCTTACCCATTTCACGGGTGGTTCGTATATTG GTGCTCACAATCCTGTGCAACATTGCAGAGAAGGGTCCTTTCTACTGCCAAAGGCTCTGGCCAGGTCCTCTTCTCCCCCACTTGCTAGATATTCTGACCCTTTCTGACTCAGAAGTGGTAGGTCAGAGCCTAGAGCTGTTACAGCTGCTGTTTGTACACCAGCCTGAG GCAGCTCAGGACTTCTTACAGCATGCTGGACTACAGGCCTTGGAAAAACATAAAGAAGAGGTGGACCTCCAAGACCGTATCCAAGCTCTCCAGGAGGTGGCACTGGGGGGAAGTTCACTTGTACCGAATGCATTGGCGCTGCCATAA
- the NDUFA2 gene encoding NADH dehydrogenase [ubiquinone] 1 alpha subcomplex subunit 2 isoform X1, whose amino-acid sequence MAAAAVRGIASKVGKNLREIRIHLCQRSASSQGVRDFIEKHYVELKKANPDFPILIRECSEVQPKLWVRYAFGQEKNVSLNNFSSEQVATAIANVMNGKA is encoded by the exons ATGGCGGCTGCTGCAGTTCGCGGGATCGCGTCCAAGGTGGGCAAGAATCTGAGGGAGATTCGCATCCACTTGTGCCAACGCTCGGCCAGCAGCCAAGGAGTGAG GGACTTCATTGAGAAGCACTACGTGGAACTTAAGAAGGCGAACCCCGACTTCCCCATCCTGATCCGTGAGTGCTCCGAGGTGCAGCCTAAACTGTGGGTCCGCTATG CTTTCGGCCAGGAGAAGAATGTTTCATTGAACAACTTCAGTAGTGAACAAGTGGCCACAGCCATAGCCAACGTGATGAATGGCAAAGCTTGA
- the NDUFA2 gene encoding NADH dehydrogenase [ubiquinone] 1 alpha subcomplex subunit 2 isoform X2, producing the protein MAAAAVRGIASKVGKNLREIRIHLCQRSASSQGVRDFIEKHYVELKKANPDFPILIRECSEVQPKLWVRYGELGFRPGEECFIEQLQ; encoded by the exons ATGGCGGCTGCTGCAGTTCGCGGGATCGCGTCCAAGGTGGGCAAGAATCTGAGGGAGATTCGCATCCACTTGTGCCAACGCTCGGCCAGCAGCCAAGGAGTGAG GGACTTCATTGAGAAGCACTACGTGGAACTTAAGAAGGCGAACCCCGACTTCCCCATCCTGATCCGTGAGTGCTCCGAGGTGCAGCCTAAACTGTGGGTCCGCTATGGTGAGCTGGG CTTTCGGCCAGGAGAAGAATGTTTCATTGAACAACTTCAGTAG